The stretch of DNA AATCAGTGAAATTTCAAAAATCTTACATGTAAGCCGTACATCGCTGAAAGATTATGTCAATTCTAGAGGTCTTAAAGATCTTGTCAAAGCAAAAATTTTACTGCTTCAATCATCTAAAAAACCATCAGTAGTGTTAAAATCTCCAACTCCAAAAGAGTGTTCACTCATTAAACAGCCAATAGATCAAACAGAAGGAAGACACCATGAATTGTAATAGCGATTTATCAATTCAACCCACTTATTATCGGTTGAAACGCTATCTTAGTTTTGGCATCATTACGCTCATAGCACTAATTTTGCCATTTATATCCATAGAAGGAAAACACTTTTTCTTGCTCAGTTTTGACAAAAAACAGTTGCATCTTTTCTTTACAACTTTCGATATGCAAGAGCTCTACTTAATGCCCTTTGTCATCATGCTTTTCTTTTTGAGTATCTTTTTTATCACGACTCTTGGAGGTAGAGTTTGGTGCGGCTGGTCATGCCCCCAAACTATTTTTAGAGTTATTTTTCGTGATTTGATTCAAACAAAACTTTTGGGTATCCGAAAAAATATTAATAACAAACAGAAAGAACCTGAAGAAGGACAAATATTTAAACGTATTTTTGCACTTCTTATTTGGGCATGTTTAGCCCTTTTAGCAGCTTCTAATTTCCTATGGTATTTTATTCCGCCTGAAGACTTTTTTGTTTATCTCAAAGATCCTTTTGAAAACAGTGTTATGTATGGCTTTTTAATATGTATCACGTTATTTTTGATCTACGTTGTTACTTCTTTAAAAGAAAATTTTTGTGTCTATATTTGCCCGTATGCACGTATCCAATCAGCACTTTTTGATGAAAACACCATTCAAACAATCTATGATGAAAAGCGCGGTGGTAAAATTTACGATGCAAAAGGGCTTAAACTAAGCAATAAACCACCTTTAGCAACAGACGATTGTACAGGATGTGAAGCATGTGTGCGTGTATGTCCAACACATATTGATATTCGCAAAGGTATGCAATTAGAATGTATTAACTGCTTAGAGTGCGCTGATGCATGTACCCCTGTTATGGAAAAACTTGGCAAGCCTTCGTTGATTACATGGACAAGTTCTAACGCTGCTGAAAAAGACATCAAAACACAATATATCCGCTTTAGAACCGTTGCCTATGTCATTGCTTTAACCTTAGCACTTATTGGTCTTTTTGTTATGGGGACTAAGAAAGAGTATATGCTTTTAAATATCAACCGGACAAGTCAACTCTACAAAGTAGCAGATGATGGCAAAACGATTGAAAATGTCTATACCTTTTTATTTCAAAATACAGACTCTAAAGATCATCTTTACTATTTTGACATTTCAAATCAAGCCATTAAGATTGATAAACCAAGTGAGCCTTTCTTGCTCAAATCTGGCGAGAAACTTAAAAAAGTAGTCATTCTATCATCGGTACCTAAAGAGCTAAAAACTGAAGGTGAAGATATGCCTATTAGTATTAAAGCCTATGCTATCGATTTAAAAGAGAAAATTGTCGTTGAACGCAAAAGTATTTTTATTTATCCTAAAAAAAGTGATGTTCATCCCCAATAACTCACTCTTACGCGTAAGGGAATAAACTTTCCTTACGCGATCTTAACTCTTTTTTTCCCAAAATTTTTTTAATCTCAGGAGTATCCTATGATAACCTCTAGCCGTATTCAAAACTTTCCTATTATGATGTTTGCTATCGTTATGGGACTTTCAGGGCTCACCATCGTTTATCAAAAAGCTACTTTATGGCTTGGTTTCCCAAATATCATTGCAGCTTCTTTAGTACTTTTAGTCACCATTGTTTTTATAATAATTGTTACACTCTATGCAATGAAAATCATTTTTTTCTTCGAAGAAGTTAAACAAGAATTTGCCCACCCTATTCGGATCAATTTTTTTGCAGCAGCTTCTATCTCATTATTATTGCTTTCTATTATTTACCAAGATATACACATAGGTATATCTGCGTGTCTTTGGTATATGGGTGCTGGCTTACAAACATTTTTGACATTTTATACTATCCGCTTTTGGATTACTCAAAATATGGAAATTGTACATTCCAATCCAGCATGGTTTATTCCTATCGTAGGTAATGTTATTGCTCCTATTGGTGGAGAGCACTTTGCAAGTCCCGAAATACTCATTTACTTCTTTGCAGTAGGTATCTTTTTTTGGATTATTTTATTACCAATAATTGTCAATCGTATTATTTTTCATCATCAGCTTGCTCAGAAGTTTTTACCTACTCTTTTTATTTTAATAGCACCACCTGCCATTGGGGTTATCTCGTATCTTAAAATAACAGGCCATTTTGACCTCATGGCAAGTATACTGTACAGTTTAGGACTTTTCTTTACATTACTGTTGATTTTTATGGTAAAAAACTTTTTAAAACTACAATTTTTTATCTCGTGGTGGGCATTTACTTTTCCATTAGCAGCTATTACGATTGCTTCTCTTGTTGCTTTTCATGCTACACAAAAACTATTTTATAGCTATATTGCAACTCTTTTAATTGTAATAACAACTTCTGTTATTTGTTTTGTAGGATATAAAACACTTTGGTATATTTCTAAAAAAGAAATTTGTATCGCAGAGTAGGAAGTAGAGGAACTAGATGATGGTCTAGCCATCATCTAGTAATATTATTAAAGCGCTGCTTTTGCTTGTTTTACAACAGTTGCAAAGGCTTCAGGGTCATTCATCGCCATATCTGCAAGAATCTTTCTGTCTAAATCAATATTTGCTTTGTTTAGAGCGTTGATGAAGCGTGAATAGCTGATATCGTTAAGTCTGCATGCTGCGTTAATACGTGTGATCCAAAGTCTTCTAAAATCTCTTTTCTTTTGTCTTCTATCACGGAATGCATAAACTAAACTTCTCTCAATTTGCTCTTTCGCTTTTCTAAAGTGTTTTCTTCTTCCACTAAAGAAGCCTCTTGCCATCTTTAAAATTTTCTTGTGACGTCTTCTTCTGACGATACCTGTTTTTACTCTTGCCATGGTGTCTCCTTGACCAAATAAATCAATGTCGGTGTCCCACAAGGGAACTTGCCCTCATTACGAGGGGAACATTACATGTAGGGTGAATGACTCTTGTCAAAAACTCTTTTTAAATTACGCTTTACAAAGCATTAATTTAACGGACTTCTCATCACGTGCATCAACAGTCTTAGCAACTTTCAAACCACGCATTCTTTTCGTTGGTTTTTTAGTAAGAATATGACTTCTAAAGGCTGCGCCTCTTTTAATCTTGTTCTTACCAGCTCTAAAACGCTTGGCTGCGCCGCGTACCGTTTTCATTTTCGGCATGCTTACTCCTTGTATTTATTCTAAAATCTAATGAGGAAATATCCCCTCTAGCATTAGAAAACGGCTATAATAGCTTAATTTTCCTTAGAGGGGATTAAAATAGTGAAGATACCGACGAATTCAGGTTACTTTTTTGGAGTGACCAGCATATTAATATAGCGTCCTTCAAGCTTTGGAGTCTTTTCACGCTCAGCAATGTCTTCCAACATCGGCCATAGGCTCTCTAGAACCTGCTCACCAATCTCTGGATTAGACATCTCACGACCTTTTAGAAAAACTCTAAAACGGACATGTTTGCCCTCTTCCAAAAACTCTCTAGCATGCTTGACTTTATAGTTAATATCATTAGCAGCGATTTTTACAGAAAGCTTGATCTCTTTAATCTCAATGATTTTCTGATTTTTGCGTGCCTCTTTTAACTTCTTTTCTTGCTGGTACTTAAACTTGCCATAGTTCATAATTTTACAAACAGGTGGCTTTGCATCAGGTGCAATTAAAACGAGATCTAATCCTAGCTCATCTGCTTTCGCAAGAGCCTCATTTCTGGAAATGATGCCATATTGTGTACCATCATCGCCAACACATCTTACCTCAGATGCCCTGATTTCGTCGTTTAGTATAACGTCTTTGTCTTTACTCAAAAGTGTACCTCACTAAGTTTCTCCTTCATATTTGATATTAATGCTTCTTTTGTCAAATTATACTGTGTTCTCTCACGTCTATCTCTAACAGCAACACTTTGTTCTTCCACTTCTGCATCACCAATGACCAAAATCATTGGTACACGCATGGTTTCAGCGTTACGAATACGTTTATTAAGACTCTCATTTTTGGAAGAGATCTCAACATCAATACCCTCTGCCATTAACTCATTGGCTAATGTTTTTGCGTACGCTAAATGCGCATCTGAAATTGGAACAATTACGGCTTGAATTGGCGCAATAAAGAATGGAAACTCTCCAGAAGTATGCTCAATCAAAATACCAATAAAACGCTCAAATGAACCTAAAATTGCACGATGTAACATGACTGGACGCGCATGCTCATTATTCGCATCAACATAAGAAATATCAAAACGCTCAGGCAAGTTAAAGTCAACTTGAATAGTACCACATTGCCATTTACGTTTAAGGGCATCGGTAATTTTGATGTCGATTTTAGGACCATAAAACGCTCCACCACCTTCATCGATACCATAATGGATGCCATTCTCATCAAGAGCTTTTTTTAAGCCTTCGGTTGCTGCTTCCCAGTATTTTTCATCGCCGATTGATTTTTCAGGGCGTGTTGAAATTTCCATATCATACTTAAACCCAAAAGTTTTCATAATAGAATCGACAAAACTTAAAATTTCTAAAACATTCTCTTTAATTTGATCAGGTGTACAGAAAATATGCGCATCATCTTGTGTAAATTCACGCACACGGAAAAGTCCATGCAATACGCCACTTTTTTCATGTCGATGCACGACACCGTATTCAAAAAATTTAAGTGGTAAATCACGATAGCTTCTGACCTCATTTTGGAACACTTTAATATGTCCTAAACAGTTCATTGGCTTAATACCATATTCTGCTTCATCAATTACGGTAAAATACATATTTTCACCATAATTTTGATAGTGACCACTAATCTTCCACGCATCTGATTTTAAAATCTCAGGACCACGTACAGGCTGATAGCCACGCTGTCGGTGTGCTTTAAAAAGAAGCTGTTCTAGTTTACTTCTCAGTCTTCCACCATTTGGAAGCCAAATAGGAAGACCAGCTCCAACTTCGTCATCAAAGGTAAAGAGTTTGAGTTCATTACCAAGTTTTCGGTGATCTCGCTTCTTTGCCTCTTCAATCATAGTCACATAATCTTTGAGACTCTCTTTATCTGCAAACGCTATTCCATAGATACGAGTAAGCATTTCGCGTTTCTCGTCACCGCCTAGATAGGCACCCGCAACTTTGATCAGTTTAAAAAATCTAAGATATTTGGTGTTTGGAACGTGAGGTCCACGACATAAATCTTCAAAATCACCTTGCTTATAGATGGAAACTTCACCATCAGGAATTCTAAGTAAGACTTCTTGCTTCAAATCATCGTGTTCAAAATGTTTAATAACAGCCGTTTTCGTTGTGTAAATCTTCTCAATGGGTAACTTAGCATTTGCAAGCTCTGCCATCTTTTTTTCTATCTCTTTAAGATCAGCATCACCAATCTTTTCATTGACACGAAAATCGTAATAAAAACCGTCTTCAATGACAGGTCCAACAAAAAATTGTGCATCTTTGTACAACGCTTTAATCGCTTGAGCCATTAAGTGTGCGCACGAGTGACGAATCACTTCAAGGGCATCTTTAGAGTTGTCAAATAAGATTTTGTCTTCGTAAGTCTTTGAGGAGGCAGCAGCAGTTTGAGTGTCAATGACGAGTACGCCATCTTTATAGGCTATAACATCATTCATCATAGTAAGATCCTTTTACTTGTATGAACTCCCAAACAGACGGGAGAACAAAAAAATGGTGGCCACGAGAGGATTCGAACCTCCGACCACTACCATGTCAAGGTAGTGCTCTACCAACTGAGCTACGCGACCACACAATTTAAGAGCTGAGATTATACCAAAAAAAAATAAAAATGCAACAATTTTTTGGATTCAAAAAGGAAAAGAGGCAGTTTAAACCTCTTTAGGCGTTTTCCATGAAATGAATAAAATCAGAACGACTCCAAAATCAATCATGACATCTGCGAAATTAAACACAGCAAAATTAAATCCATAATGCCAAAAGAAATAATCCACAACACCGCCATGAACAAAACGATCATAAATGTTACTCAGTGCAGCCCCTGCAATAATGCCAATAGCAATATTAAACTTTTGGAGTATCTCTTTATGAAAAAGAAGATAAATCCCTAGACCGCTGACGAGCAAGAGTTGTATGTATTTTAGATACTCTTCCAAAAAGGCGAACATGGAAAAAGCAACGCCTTTGTTATACGTCAAAATTAGTGAAAAAAAATCCCCATTCCAACGAAATCCCTCTAAAAAGACTCTTTTGATATATTGGTCAACAACAAATATAAAAATCAAAAAACCTGCACTTATGACCAATTTTCTATTCATTTAGTGCGCTTTTAAAAAATTTAACGGTCTTTTCCATGCTCTCTTCAAGAACTTTTTCATTCTGTCCTTCTAGCAAAATACGCAATAAATTTTCAGTACCAGAATAGCGAATAAGAACTCGAATTTTTTTATTTTCTAATTCAGAGACGAGGGCATCGTAGCCTTTAAGTTCGCAAAGAGGAATCTTATTATCAATTTTTATATTTTGTTGAAGTTGAGGATAGAGATCAAAAGGATTAAACAATTTACTCACTTTTTGTTTTTCCGTTAGCATACAGTGCATAACAGCAAGAGCCGCTACTAACGCATCTCCAGTCTTAGCAAAATCAGACAAGATAATATGTCCACTTTGTTCTCCACCAAAGTTAATTTTTTCCCTATATAAGGCTTCTAAAACATTTTTATCACCGACATCACAACGGTATGTTTTTATGCCTGCTTTACTTAAATAATCTTCTAACGCCTGATTACTCATAACAGTAACGCACACGCCTTTGTTAGCAAGTCTGTTTTGGCTTTGTAAAAAGGTGGCAATTTTACCTAAAAGTTTGTCGCCATGTATAGGATTGCCATTTTCATCAACCACAACTAAACGATCTGCATCGCCATCAAATGCAAAACCTATATCTGCACGAAGGCGTCTTACCTCTTCACCTAACTCTTCAGGATGTAAGGCACCACAGTTTAGATTGATATTACTACCATTTGGCTCATCATTAATGATAATAACATCCGCCCCAAGCTCATTAAAGATAGTAGGGGCTACTTTATAAGCGGCTCCATTTGCCGTATCAAGGACGATACGCAACCCTTTAAGTGTCAAATTCTTTGGAAATGAGTTTTTAATCTGAACAATATACCGACCAATCACATCATCCACTCTTTTAGAACGTCCAATATCAAACTCTATTTTTTGATTGGCTTCAATTAAAGCATCATCATAATAGATTTTCTCAATCTCTGCCTCTTCTGTTTCTCCAAGTTTATTGCCAAAAGAGTCAAAAAATTTGATTCCATTGTCGAAATAAGGATTATGCGACGCACTAATCATAATGCCTGCGTCACAGCGCATGTCTTCTGTTAAAAAAGCAATTGCCGGAGTTGGCATAGGACCTATCTGTCTCACATCGTAACCAACAGCCGTTAAGCCCGATACAATGGCATTCTCAATCATATAACCACTGCGTCTCGTATCTTTGCCAACTAAGATTTTATTGGTAATGGAATTTTTACGAAAATAGATGCCTGCAGCCATTGCTAAACGCATCGCCATAAAAGCACTCAATTTTTTACCTGCTTTACCTCTCACACCATCAGTTCCAAAAAGTTTCATTGTTTTTCCTAAATTTTATCTTTACATGTAAGAATGATTAAGAAATTGTAACAAAAGTTTTTTTAATCTTTAGATGTATAGAAAATAAAGAGCACCTCACTCTCAATGACGTATAAAGCATTTTTGCTATTTTAATAGAAAATAAACAATTTTCAATAATAGAATTGATGAAACATGCCAATAAAAAGCTCTATTTATTTTAAAACATACTTAAAATAAGTTCTATTTAATATTTATTTTTATATAATCTACGCCTAAATTTAAAAACGAAAGGCTTATCTATGGCAAACCACAAGTCAGCAGAAAAGCGTATTAGACAAACGAAAAAACGCACTGAAAGAAATAGATTTTATAAAACTAGAATCAAAAATCTAACACGTGCTGTAAGAGAAGCTGTTGAAGCTGGTGATCAAGCAGCAGCTGAAGTTGCATTGAAAAATGTAAATAAAAACTTCCACTCTTATGCAGGCAAAGGTATTTTAACTAAAAATACTGCTGCGCGTCGTGTAAGCAGATTGTCACAACTCGTTAATACGCTAGGTAGTGTTGCTGCATAACTTGCGGCAACTCTCTCCTTATCTTAGTTCCCTCTCATGTTGAAAGAAAAATTACTCCCATTCCTTGATCGCTACAATGAGCTTACAACGCTTTTAAGTGATCCTAATGTCTCTAATGATATTAAAAAAATGACGGCACTTTCTAAAGAGCAGTCAGGATTAGAATCGATCAAAGAAAAGACACTTGAATACCTTTCAACATTGACTCAAATCGAAGAAAATAAACTTTTACTTGATGATGAAGAACTTGGTGAGCTTGCAAAAGAAGAGCTCAAAGTCCTTGAACCTCGTATCGTAGAAATCGAAGAAGAGATTAAACTTCTTCTCTTACCAACAGATCCTAATGATGACCGCAATATCTTTTTAGAGATTCGCGCAGGTACGGGTGGGGATGAAGCAGCTATTTTTGCAGCTGATCTTTTTAAATCTTATCTTCGTTATGCTGAAAATCGCGGCTGGAAAGTAGAAGTTGTCTCACTCAGCGAAGGCGTACTCAACGGATTCAAAGAGGTTATTGCACTTATTAAAGGGCAGGGCGCTTTTTCACGCCTCAAGTATGAAGGCGGTGTACACCGTGTTCAACGTGTTCCTTTAACAGAATCTCAAGGTCGCGTACATACTTCAGCTGTTACGGTTGCTGTTATGCCTGAAGTCGATGATGTCGAGATCGATATACAAGAAAAAGACCTTAAAATTGATGTTATGAGATCAAGTGGAAACGGCGGACAATCCGTCAATACCACAGATAGTGCCGTAAGAATCACTCACTTGCCAACAGGTCTTGTTGTTGTCAACCAAGATGGCAAATCACAGCACAAAAACAAAGATGCTGCTATGAAAATCCTCAAAGCAAAACTCTATGACATGGAGATGCAAGAGCGTAATGCCAAAGAGAGTGAAGCACGAAAGACACAAGTAGGATCAGGCGATAGAAGTGCCCGTATTCGTACCTACAACTATCCACAAAACCGTATTACAGACCATAGAATAGGGCTTACGCTCTACCGTTTGGACGCTATTATGGAAGGTGGATTGTACGATGAGATTATTGATCCTATTATTACGCACTACCAAGCAGAACTGATGAAAGAAGCAAACTTCTAATACACTATTTATCGTAGATTAGAAGATTGTTCTGCTCTATCATCTCTTTAATCATTTTGTTGTACTCTTCTTTAAGTTCTGAATAATTAACCATTGTTTTAGCTGCATCCATCCCCGTATATGCTTTTCCACTATTCCGTGCTATAAGTCTTCTTTCGCGAAAAAGGCTATACGCGTCATTAGTATTAAGATTGAGCATATAAGAATTGACCGATTTTTGAAGTGAGCTAAAAATACGAATCATGTGTGTCTTGCCAATGGCTCTATTTTGAGGCATTAATCCCACACCCGAATAGGTCCAGTGACCAAAAAGGTTATTGGCTTCTCTTGCAAAACGGCTTTTACCCCATCCACTCTCGAGCGAAGCTTGCGCTAGTGCTAAAGAAGTTGGAATGACATCAATGCGTTTAAAGTATTCGTCTCTATCAAAAAGTGATTCTATCCCGTATTTATTGCGTAAAGAGATAAGATAGCCTACATTTTGCTGGTTGAGCCCTCTAAAGGCGCCTGGTACAGCTTTTGCAAAAAAATTGGTAATAAATTCTCGATCTTTTTTGATCTCGTCATTACCTTTATCCACAAGAACTTTCATCTCGCGGATAAATTCCTCTTTTTGCTTTGGACCATCTTCAATCTGATAATATTCTGAGGAAAGACCTCCTGCGTAAAGTATTCCGCTTTGAAAAAACACACAAGAGACGATAAAAAGAGTTGAAAAAAATTTCACGAAATTAAAGTTCCAACACCGTCTCAAAGACTTTTTGAACTCCACCTTTGAAAAAAAGTCTCTGATCTTCAATACGCAAACTTAACTCTTCCCCACTGGTAGGATAAACTTTAGCGCTTTCTCCTACTATTTTTTGACGATATGCACTGTAAAAACAAGCTGCCATTCCCGTACCACATGCCAAAGTCTCATCTTCTACTCCACGCTCGTAGGTTCTTACATGTAAAGTATTTTCTTTGAGCATTGCATAGTTTACATTGGCATTGTATTTATAGCGCATTTGGCGTGCGATCACTTTATCAAAGCATGCTGTATCCTCAACAAAAGTGACTAAATGAGGGACTCCCGTATCGCAGAAATGCCATGTTAAGCCATTTTCATCAAACGATTCACTAAGTACTTTTGGTGTGGTGAGTTCTGTTTCAACCACATCGCCTTCTACGACGGATGTAATCACACCAGCACCCGTTAAAAAACGCATGGAAGTGCCTGAGAGATGGTTATTAAACGCATAGTGAGCACAAGCGCGTGTACCATTTCCACACATCGATGCATGACTTCCATCACTATTGTAAAATTGCCATTTAAAATC from Sulfurospirillum oryzae encodes:
- the rplT gene encoding 50S ribosomal protein L20 — its product is MARVKTGIVRRRRHKKILKMARGFFSGRRKHFRKAKEQIERSLVYAFRDRRQKKRDFRRLWITRINAACRLNDISYSRFINALNKANIDLDRKILADMAMNDPEAFATVVKQAKAAL
- a CDS encoding glucosaminidase domain-containing protein; the encoded protein is MKFFSTLFIVSCVFFQSGILYAGGLSSEYYQIEDGPKQKEEFIREMKVLVDKGNDEIKKDREFITNFFAKAVPGAFRGLNQQNVGYLISLRNKYGIESLFDRDEYFKRIDVIPTSLALAQASLESGWGKSRFAREANNLFGHWTYSGVGLMPQNRAIGKTHMIRIFSSLQKSVNSYMLNLNTNDAYSLFRERRLIARNSGKAYTGMDAAKTMVNYSELKEEYNKMIKEMIEQNNLLIYDK
- the thrS gene encoding threonine--tRNA ligase produces the protein MMNDVIAYKDGVLVIDTQTAAASSKTYEDKILFDNSKDALEVIRHSCAHLMAQAIKALYKDAQFFVGPVIEDGFYYDFRVNEKIGDADLKEIEKKMAELANAKLPIEKIYTTKTAVIKHFEHDDLKQEVLLRIPDGEVSIYKQGDFEDLCRGPHVPNTKYLRFFKLIKVAGAYLGGDEKREMLTRIYGIAFADKESLKDYVTMIEEAKKRDHRKLGNELKLFTFDDEVGAGLPIWLPNGGRLRSKLEQLLFKAHRQRGYQPVRGPEILKSDAWKISGHYQNYGENMYFTVIDEAEYGIKPMNCLGHIKVFQNEVRSYRDLPLKFFEYGVVHRHEKSGVLHGLFRVREFTQDDAHIFCTPDQIKENVLEILSFVDSIMKTFGFKYDMEISTRPEKSIGDEKYWEAATEGLKKALDENGIHYGIDEGGGAFYGPKIDIKITDALKRKWQCGTIQVDFNLPERFDISYVDANNEHARPVMLHRAILGSFERFIGILIEHTSGEFPFFIAPIQAVIVPISDAHLAYAKTLANELMAEGIDVEISSKNESLNKRIRNAETMRVPMILVIGDAEVEEQSVAVRDRRERTQYNLTKEALISNMKEKLSEVHF
- the rpsT gene encoding 30S ribosomal protein S20; this translates as MANHKSAEKRIRQTKKRTERNRFYKTRIKNLTRAVREAVEAGDQAAAEVALKNVNKNFHSYAGKGILTKNTAARRVSRLSQLVNTLGSVAA
- the ccoG gene encoding cytochrome c oxidase accessory protein CcoG, producing the protein MNCNSDLSIQPTYYRLKRYLSFGIITLIALILPFISIEGKHFFLLSFDKKQLHLFFTTFDMQELYLMPFVIMLFFLSIFFITTLGGRVWCGWSCPQTIFRVIFRDLIQTKLLGIRKNINNKQKEPEEGQIFKRIFALLIWACLALLAASNFLWYFIPPEDFFVYLKDPFENSVMYGFLICITLFLIYVVTSLKENFCVYICPYARIQSALFDENTIQTIYDEKRGGKIYDAKGLKLSNKPPLATDDCTGCEACVRVCPTHIDIRKGMQLECINCLECADACTPVMEKLGKPSLITWTSSNAAEKDIKTQYIRFRTVAYVIALTLALIGLFVMGTKKEYMLLNINRTSQLYKVADDGKTIENVYTFLFQNTDSKDHLYYFDISNQAIKIDKPSEPFLLKSGEKLKKVVILSSVPKELKTEGEDMPISIKAYAIDLKEKIVVERKSIFIYPKKSDVHPQ
- the infC gene encoding translation initiation factor IF-3: MSKDKDVILNDEIRASEVRCVGDDGTQYGIISRNEALAKADELGLDLVLIAPDAKPPVCKIMNYGKFKYQQEKKLKEARKNQKIIEIKEIKLSVKIAANDINYKVKHAREFLEEGKHVRFRVFLKGREMSNPEIGEQVLESLWPMLEDIAEREKTPKLEGRYINMLVTPKK
- the prfA gene encoding peptide chain release factor 1 translates to MLKEKLLPFLDRYNELTTLLSDPNVSNDIKKMTALSKEQSGLESIKEKTLEYLSTLTQIEENKLLLDDEELGELAKEELKVLEPRIVEIEEEIKLLLLPTDPNDDRNIFLEIRAGTGGDEAAIFAADLFKSYLRYAENRGWKVEVVSLSEGVLNGFKEVIALIKGQGAFSRLKYEGGVHRVQRVPLTESQGRVHTSAVTVAVMPEVDDVEIDIQEKDLKIDVMRSSGNGGQSVNTTDSAVRITHLPTGLVVVNQDGKSQHKNKDAAMKILKAKLYDMEMQERNAKESEARKTQVGSGDRSARIRTYNYPQNRITDHRIGLTLYRLDAIMEGGLYDEIIDPIITHYQAELMKEANF
- the dapF gene encoding diaminopimelate epimerase, coding for MQIAKYNASGNDFIIFHTFTEVDRSALAQKLCDRQKGVGADGLIVLLPHLEYDFKWQFYNSDGSHASMCGNGTRACAHYAFNNHLSGTSMRFLTGAGVITSVVEGDVVETELTTPKVLSESFDENGLTWHFCDTGVPHLVTFVEDTACFDKVIARQMRYKYNANVNYAMLKENTLHVRTYERGVEDETLACGTGMAACFYSAYRQKIVGESAKVYPTSGEELSLRIEDQRLFFKGGVQKVFETVLEL
- a CDS encoding SLAC1 anion channel family protein encodes the protein MITSSRIQNFPIMMFAIVMGLSGLTIVYQKATLWLGFPNIIAASLVLLVTIVFIIIVTLYAMKIIFFFEEVKQEFAHPIRINFFAAASISLLLLSIIYQDIHIGISACLWYMGAGLQTFLTFYTIRFWITQNMEIVHSNPAWFIPIVGNVIAPIGGEHFASPEILIYFFAVGIFFWIILLPIIVNRIIFHHQLAQKFLPTLFILIAPPAIGVISYLKITGHFDLMASILYSLGLFFTLLLIFMVKNFLKLQFFISWWAFTFPLAAITIASLVAFHATQKLFYSYIATLLIVITTSVICFVGYKTLWYISKKEICIAE
- the glmM gene encoding phosphoglucosamine mutase; protein product: MKLFGTDGVRGKAGKKLSAFMAMRLAMAAGIYFRKNSITNKILVGKDTRRSGYMIENAIVSGLTAVGYDVRQIGPMPTPAIAFLTEDMRCDAGIMISASHNPYFDNGIKFFDSFGNKLGETEEAEIEKIYYDDALIEANQKIEFDIGRSKRVDDVIGRYIVQIKNSFPKNLTLKGLRIVLDTANGAAYKVAPTIFNELGADVIIINDEPNGSNINLNCGALHPEELGEEVRRLRADIGFAFDGDADRLVVVDENGNPIHGDKLLGKIATFLQSQNRLANKGVCVTVMSNQALEDYLSKAGIKTYRCDVGDKNVLEALYREKINFGGEQSGHIILSDFAKTGDALVAALAVMHCMLTEKQKVSKLFNPFDLYPQLQQNIKIDNKIPLCELKGYDALVSELENKKIRVLIRYSGTENLLRILLEGQNEKVLEESMEKTVKFFKSALNE
- the rpmI gene encoding 50S ribosomal protein L35 — protein: MPKMKTVRGAAKRFRAGKNKIKRGAAFRSHILTKKPTKRMRGLKVAKTVDARDEKSVKLMLCKA
- the lspA gene encoding signal peptidase II, producing MNRKLVISAGFLIFIFVVDQYIKRVFLEGFRWNGDFFSLILTYNKGVAFSMFAFLEEYLKYIQLLLVSGLGIYLLFHKEILQKFNIAIGIIAGAALSNIYDRFVHGGVVDYFFWHYGFNFAVFNFADVMIDFGVVLILFISWKTPKEV